From the genome of Glycine max cultivar Williams 82 chromosome 2, Glycine_max_v4.0, whole genome shotgun sequence, one region includes:
- the LOC100792631 gene encoding zinc finger protein ZAT3, which translates to MKRESDCGEAGSSSWCVGKKQKQKRLMEDAGGWKGKISSSSSSSEPRPCTECGKKFWSWKALFGHMRCHPERHWRGINPPPNVIRRQQQMTQEDHEVAACLLLLANAKDKDKDKEEDVHFECSSCNKVFGSHQALGGHRASHKNVKGCFANNAAIGTSSSTSDQENMMILHGHKCSICLRVFSTGQALGGHKRCHWDKGDNLGLLADSSSKSLSLVDLNFPPPSFSSPLALDLRLGL; encoded by the coding sequence ATGAAGAGGGAGTCTGATTGTGGCGAAGCGGGTTCTTCTTCTTGGTGTGTGGGAAAGAAGCAGAAGCAGAAGCGGTTAATGGAGGATGCAGGAGGGTGGAAGGGGAAGatatcatcatcatcgtcatcGTCGGAGCCACGTCCCTGTACCGAGTGCGGCAAGAAGTTCTGGTCGTGGAAGGCACTCTTCGGCCACATGAGATGCCACCCGGAGCGTCACTGGAGAGGGATCAATCCTCCGCCAAATGTGATCAGGAGACAACAACAAATGACCCAGGAAGACCACGAGGTCGCTGCCTGTTTGCTCCTGCTTGCCAACGCCAAAGACAAAGACAAAGACAAAGAGGAAGATGTTCATTTCGAGTGCTCCAGTTGCAACAAGGTGTTTGGGTCCCACCAGGCTCTTGGAGGACACCGTGCCAGTCACAAGAACGTAAAGGGCTGTTTTGCCAATAATGCTGCCATAGGAACGTCGTCTAGTACTAGTGATCAGGAGAACATGATGATTCTTCATGGTCACAAGTGCAGCATTTGCCTCAGGGTTTTCTCTACTGGTCAGGCACTTGGTGGCCACAAGAGGTGTCACTGGGACAAAGGGGACAACCTCGGTCTCCTTGCAGACTCGTCATCCAAGTCTCTCTCTCTCGTCGACTTGAATTTCCCTCCCCCTTCCTTCTCCTCCCCCCTCGCTCTCGATTTGAGGTTGGGACTCTAG
- the LOC100810856 gene encoding probable serine/threonine-protein kinase PIX13, which translates to MGNCWGPPPHNPTPTTTGNLSSSTGTTGTSQAISSISYTTTTTTNSSGSGSSSINSKFSVSSGDQPYPNGQILPTSNLRIFTFAELKAATRNFKADTVLGEGGFGKVFKGWLEEKATSKGGSGTVIAVKKLNSESLQGLEEWQSEVNFLGRLSHTNLVKLLGYCLEESELLLVYEFMQKGSLENHLFGRGSAVQPLPWDIRLKIAIGAARGLAFLHTSEKVIYRDFKASNILLDGSYNAKISDFGLAKLGPSASQSHVTTRVMGTYGYAAPEYVATGHLYVKSDVYGFGVVLVEILTGQRALDTNRPSGLHSLTEWVKPYLHDRRKLKGIMDPRLEGKFPSKAAFRIAQLSLKCLASEPKQRPSMKEVLENLERIQAANEKPVEPKFRSTHAASRQGHQAVHHRSPRQDGSY; encoded by the exons ATGGGAAATTGCTGGGGTCCTCCACCTCACAACCCCACCCCAACAACTACCGGTAACCTTAGTAGTAGTACAG GTACAACGGGGACATCTCAGGCGATCAGCAGCATCAGCTATACTACTACTACGACTACTAATTCCTCTGGAAGTGGGAGCAGCTCCATAAATAGCAAGTTCTCAGTGTCAAGCGGTGATCAGCCTTATCCAAATGGACAGATCTTACCTACCTCTAATTTGAGGATTTTCACTTTTGCCGAGTTGAAGGCTGCAACTAGGAATTTCAAAGCTGATACAGTGCTTGGGGAGGGAGGTTTTGGAAAAGTCTTCAAGGGTTGGCTTGAAGAAAAGGCCACTTCAAAGGGTGGAAGCGGAACAGTCATTGCCGTCAAAAAACTCAACTCTGAAAGCTTACAAGGACTTGAGGAGTGGCAG TCCGAAGTAAATTTTCTAGGACGTCTTTCTCATACCAATCTTGTTAAGCTGTTGGGATACTGTTTGGAGGAATCGGAGCTTCTTCTGGTCTATGAATTCATGCAAAAGGGCAGTTTGGAAAATCATCTATTTGGAA GGGGTTCTGCTGTTCAACCACTTCCTTGGGACATCAGGCTTAAGATAGCAATTGGAGCAGCTCGTGGCCTCGCTTTCTTGCATACATCCGAGAAAGTAATTTACAGAGACTTCAAGGCCTCAAATATATTGCTTGATGGA TCCTATAATGCAAAGATATCAGATTTTGGCTTGGCAAAACTGGGTCCTTCAGCTAGTCAATCCCATGTGACAACAAGGGTGATGGGCACATACGGCTATGCAGCTCCTGAATATGTAGCCACCG GGCATCTATATGTAAAGAGTGATGTATACGGGTTTGGAGTTGTTTTGGTTGAAATACTAACAGGCCAACGAGCACTTGATACCAACCGTCCAAGTGGGCTACATAGTCTAACAGAGTGGGTGAAACCATACCTGCATGACAGAAGAAAATTGAAGGGCATTATGGATCCTCGAttggaaggaaaatttccaTCCAAAGCTGCATTTCGTATAGCTCAGCTTTCTTTGAAATGTCTTGCATCTGAGCCCAAACAGCGGCCATCAATGAAGGAAGTTTTGGAGAATTTGGAGCGCATTCAAGCTGCCAATGAGAAACCTGTGGAGCCTAAATTCCGTTCTACTCATGCCGCCAGCCGTCAAGGTCACCAGGCTGTGCACCATCGTTCTCCACGTCAGGACGGTAGTTATTAG